One Microvirga thermotolerans DNA window includes the following coding sequences:
- the ubiA gene encoding 4-hydroxybenzoate octaprenyltransferase, which produces MPERPAASLPDAVRGHWADRLAPAALRPYLRLARIERPIGWWLLLLPCWWSAALAAIAGGQPWPNPVHCLLFLIGAVAMRGAGCTYNDIVDRDLDTRVERTRGRPLPSGQVGLKGALAFLALQGLVGLAVLLRLNGFAIATGFASLGIVALYPFMKRFFWMPQIVLGLAFAWGALMGWAAAFGSLALPAFLLYAGSIAWVVGYDTIYALQDIEDDEIAGIKSSARFFGERVRAGVGLCYALALAFLMPAFALAGAGPAAFAGLALFAGHLAWQVARIDRSDGALALRLFRSNRDAGLVLFAGMTLDCLLRLA; this is translated from the coding sequence GTGCCGGAGCGCCCCGCCGCCTCTCTCCCCGATGCCGTGCGCGGCCATTGGGCCGACCGGCTGGCTCCGGCGGCCCTTCGCCCCTACCTGCGCCTGGCGCGGATCGAGCGGCCCATCGGCTGGTGGCTCCTGCTCCTGCCCTGCTGGTGGTCGGCGGCGCTCGCCGCCATCGCGGGCGGGCAGCCCTGGCCGAACCCGGTCCATTGCCTGCTCTTCCTGATCGGCGCGGTGGCGATGCGGGGGGCCGGCTGCACCTATAACGACATCGTCGACCGGGACCTGGACACGCGGGTGGAGCGCACCCGCGGGCGTCCCCTTCCCTCCGGGCAGGTCGGCCTGAAGGGCGCCCTCGCCTTCCTGGCGCTCCAGGGGCTGGTGGGCCTCGCGGTCCTGCTCCGGCTCAACGGCTTCGCCATCGCCACCGGCTTCGCCTCCCTCGGCATCGTCGCGCTCTACCCGTTCATGAAGCGGTTCTTCTGGATGCCGCAGATCGTGCTCGGCCTCGCCTTCGCCTGGGGCGCGCTGATGGGCTGGGCGGCCGCCTTCGGCTCCCTCGCCCTGCCGGCCTTCCTCCTCTATGCCGGCAGCATCGCCTGGGTGGTCGGCTACGACACGATCTACGCCCTCCAGGATATCGAGGACGACGAGATCGCCGGCATCAAGTCCTCCGCCCGCTTCTTCGGCGAGAGGGTCCGGGCGGGCGTCGGCCTCTGCTATGCGCTGGCCCTTGCCTTCCTGATGCCCGCCTTCGCCTTGGCGGGAGCCGGCCCCGCCGCCTTCGCGGGGCTCGCGCTCTTCGCGGGCCACCTCGCCTGGCAGGTGGCGCGGATCGACCGGAGCGACGGCGCCCTGGCGCTGCGCCTGTTCCGCTCCAACCGGGATGCCGGCCTCGTCCTCTTCGCCGGCATGACCCTGGACTGCCTCCTGCGGCTCGCCTGA
- a CDS encoding 16S rRNA (uracil(1498)-N(3))-methyltransferase, translated as MAHYDFNAPRLFVDAPLAEGARIALDRGQANYLVNVLRLKAGETVLVFNGRDGEWKAELGIEGRKAAGLVAVERTREQTAPLDLVYAFAPLKHARLDYMVQKAVEMGAGALQPLLTRRTQAARVNLERMRSNAVEAAEQCGILSLPEIREEVDFAKFVKGLEEDRLVVFCDEDAPVANPLEALRKGVLEGWNNAAKFAVVVGPEGGFVDQERALVSAHEKCIRVSLGPRILRADTAAVAALAIVQSVLGDWA; from the coding sequence ATGGCCCATTACGACTTCAACGCCCCCCGCCTGTTCGTCGACGCGCCGCTTGCCGAGGGGGCGCGGATCGCCCTCGACCGGGGGCAGGCCAACTACCTCGTCAACGTGCTGCGCCTGAAGGCGGGAGAGACGGTCCTCGTCTTCAACGGGCGCGACGGGGAGTGGAAGGCGGAACTCGGGATCGAAGGCCGCAAGGCGGCGGGTCTCGTGGCGGTGGAGCGCACCCGGGAGCAGACCGCCCCCCTCGACCTCGTCTATGCCTTCGCGCCCCTCAAGCACGCCCGGCTCGACTACATGGTCCAGAAAGCCGTGGAGATGGGAGCGGGGGCTCTGCAGCCGCTTCTGACCCGAAGGACGCAAGCCGCAAGGGTGAACCTGGAACGCATGCGGAGTAACGCCGTCGAGGCGGCGGAGCAGTGCGGCATCCTGAGTCTGCCGGAGATCCGGGAGGAGGTCGATTTCGCCAAATTCGTCAAAGGGTTGGAGGAGGACCGCCTGGTGGTGTTCTGCGACGAGGACGCCCCCGTCGCCAACCCGCTCGAAGCCCTGCGGAAGGGGGTCCTCGAGGGGTGGAACAACGCGGCCAAGTTCGCCGTTGTCGTGGGCCCCGAAGGGGGGTTCGTCGATCAGGAGAGAGCGCTTGTCTCCGCCCACGAGAAATGTATCCGCGTATCGCTGGGACCGCGCATCCTGCGCGCAGACACAGCCGCCGTCGCGGCCCTGGCCATCGTCCAGTCGGTGCTGGGAGACTGGGCCTGA
- a CDS encoding MarR family winged helix-turn-helix transcriptional regulator, which produces MSKNDDVPFTVTHEVRDACFCLHVQRAARALARRYDEALRPFGLTNGQFSLMMSLNRPEPPTMGSVASLLAMDRTTLTAALKPLQRRGLVRVEPDAQDKRSRRLVLMPEGRALLAAALPTWRETQAKVAKAVPSTPEDLLADLRALS; this is translated from the coding sequence ATGTCAAAGAACGACGACGTTCCCTTCACCGTCACGCACGAGGTCCGCGATGCCTGCTTCTGCCTTCATGTCCAGCGTGCCGCGCGGGCGCTCGCGCGGCGTTACGACGAGGCGCTGCGCCCGTTCGGGCTCACCAACGGGCAGTTCTCGCTCATGATGTCCCTCAACCGTCCCGAGCCGCCGACCATGGGCAGCGTCGCCTCGCTCCTGGCCATGGACCGAACGACCCTCACCGCCGCCCTCAAGCCCCTGCAGCGGCGCGGGCTCGTGCGCGTGGAGCCGGATGCGCAGGACAAGCGCAGCCGCCGCCTCGTGCTCATGCCCGAAGGCCGCGCCCTTCTCGCCGCCGCCCTGCCGACCTGGCGGGAGACGCAGGCGAAGGTGGCGAAGGCCGTGCCGTCCACCCCGGAGGATCTCCTCGCCGACCTGCGTGCCCTGTCCTGA
- a CDS encoding multidrug effflux MFS transporter — protein MRSSYARTAIVLGLLSAIGPFAIDMYIPALPAIASDLRASTAATQMTLMAFFVAFGLCQIVYGPVSDMVGRKPPLYVGLAFFTAGSVGCVLSGSIEALIFFRCVQGIGAASVMVIPRAIIRDLHTGVEATRLMSLVMLVISVSPILAPLAGSALIVPFGWRAVFVAVTAAAGVSLVLLAFSLPETRPPEERIGASLGEVLGGFGQLLRDRHFLALTFTGGLGMSSFFAFLASSSFIYIDHFGLTPTQYSFTFSLNAVGFIGASQLTAALGSRFGMKRIVAAAAGCYAFFAVLLFVLTAAGVDSLAVLIVLLFASFAFLGLVIPATMVLALEDHGPIAGLASALGGTLQMVAGGAMIVIVSLMFDGTALPMVGAIAACAVGALALSLVALRRPEAAARPVEEECRV, from the coding sequence ATGCGATCCAGCTACGCCCGAACCGCGATCGTCCTCGGCCTGCTCTCGGCCATCGGTCCCTTCGCGATCGACATGTACATTCCGGCGCTGCCGGCCATCGCCTCGGACCTGCGGGCCTCGACGGCGGCGACGCAGATGACGCTGATGGCCTTCTTCGTCGCCTTCGGCCTGTGCCAGATCGTCTACGGGCCGGTGTCCGACATGGTCGGCCGCAAGCCGCCGCTCTATGTGGGGCTCGCCTTCTTCACCGCCGGCTCCGTCGGCTGCGTCCTCTCCGGCAGCATCGAGGCGCTGATCTTCTTCCGATGCGTGCAGGGCATCGGCGCGGCCTCCGTGATGGTCATCCCGCGGGCGATCATCCGCGACCTGCACACGGGCGTCGAGGCGACGCGGCTCATGTCGCTGGTGATGCTGGTGATCAGCGTGTCGCCGATCCTCGCGCCGCTCGCGGGCAGCGCGCTCATCGTGCCGTTCGGCTGGCGGGCGGTGTTCGTCGCCGTGACGGCGGCGGCGGGAGTGAGCCTCGTCCTGCTCGCCTTCTCCCTGCCCGAGACCCGGCCGCCGGAGGAGCGGATCGGCGCGAGCCTCGGCGAGGTGCTCGGCGGCTTCGGCCAGCTGCTGCGGGACCGCCACTTCCTGGCGCTCACCTTCACCGGCGGGCTCGGCATGTCGAGCTTCTTCGCCTTCCTCGCGAGCTCGTCCTTCATCTACATCGACCATTTCGGCCTGACGCCGACGCAGTACAGCTTCACCTTCTCCCTCAACGCGGTGGGCTTCATCGGCGCGTCGCAGCTCACGGCGGCGCTCGGCTCCCGCTTCGGCATGAAGCGGATCGTCGCGGCGGCGGCCGGCTGCTACGCCTTCTTCGCGGTGCTCCTCTTCGTCCTCACCGCGGCGGGGGTCGACAGCCTTGCCGTGCTGATCGTGCTGCTGTTCGCCTCCTTCGCCTTCCTCGGGCTCGTCATTCCCGCGACCATGGTGCTGGCGCTCGAGGATCACGGGCCCATCGCGGGCCTCGCCTCGGCGCTCGGCGGCACCCTGCAGATGGTCGCCGGGGGCGCGATGATCGTGATCGTCAGCCTGATGTTCGACGGAACGGCCCTGCCGATGGTCGGCGCCATCGCCGCCTGCGCGGTGGGCGCCCTGGCCCTGAGCCTCGTGGCGCTCCGCCGCCCGGAGGCCGCGGCCCGCCCCGTCGAGGAGGAGTGCCGGGTCTGA
- a CDS encoding carboxylate-amine ligase, with product MGGEFKFGIEEEYFVNDAAKRDVARSRIKEFFASCRENMDGGIQHEMLEPQIEIATEPHVDFGEARAQLSSLRMAAGQIAREHGLSVMASGTHPLAVWSRVRPNAQPRYGKVMHDLQMVGSRTVVCGMHVHVEIPDLATRIDIMNRIQPFLPLLLALSTSSPFWQSQRTGLLGYRLAAYRELPRTGLPDLFEGVKDYQRYIDTLVAARAIENSSYVWWFIRPSLKHPTLELRVADSCTRLDDTLAIAALYRCLVRRLSLDTRLNAGQTGASRAINDENSWRAQRYGIHGSFVDEASRSAKPVRQMLDETLSLVADDAEALGCRRELDLCRWIVARGTSADRQLTLYTEAVGRGLSNRDALFGVVDWLSAETVGETMVRH from the coding sequence ATGGGTGGGGAATTCAAGTTCGGCATCGAGGAGGAGTATTTCGTCAACGATGCCGCTAAACGGGATGTCGCCCGTTCACGAATCAAGGAATTCTTCGCGTCCTGCCGCGAAAACATGGATGGCGGCATCCAGCACGAAATGCTGGAACCCCAGATCGAGATCGCGACCGAGCCGCACGTGGATTTCGGGGAGGCGCGGGCGCAGCTCTCCTCGCTGCGCATGGCCGCCGGGCAGATCGCCCGCGAGCACGGGCTGTCCGTCATGGCGTCGGGAACCCATCCCCTCGCCGTCTGGTCGCGCGTGAGGCCCAATGCGCAGCCGCGCTACGGCAAGGTCATGCACGACCTGCAGATGGTCGGCAGCCGCACCGTGGTGTGCGGCATGCACGTCCATGTGGAGATTCCGGATCTCGCGACCCGGATCGACATCATGAACCGCATCCAGCCCTTCCTGCCGCTGCTGCTCGCTCTCTCCACCTCGTCGCCCTTCTGGCAGTCGCAGAGGACGGGGCTCCTGGGATACCGGCTCGCCGCCTATCGCGAATTGCCGCGCACCGGCCTGCCGGACCTCTTCGAGGGCGTGAAGGATTACCAGCGCTACATCGACACCCTCGTGGCGGCGCGGGCCATCGAGAATTCGAGCTACGTGTGGTGGTTCATCCGCCCGTCCCTCAAGCACCCCACCCTGGAGCTGCGAGTCGCCGACAGCTGCACGCGCCTCGACGACACGCTCGCCATCGCGGCGCTCTACCGCTGCCTCGTGCGGCGCCTGAGCCTCGACACCCGGCTGAACGCCGGCCAGACCGGTGCCTCGCGGGCCATCAACGACGAGAACAGCTGGCGCGCCCAGCGCTACGGCATCCACGGCAGCTTCGTCGACGAGGCATCCCGGAGCGCCAAGCCCGTGCGGCAGATGCTCGACGAGACGCTCTCGCTCGTGGCCGACGACGCGGAGGCGCTCGGATGCCGGCGCGAGCTCGACCTGTGCCGCTGGATCGTCGCCCGCGGCACCAGCGCCGACCGGCAGCTCACCCTCTACACGGAGGCGGTCGGCCGCGGCCTGTCGAACCGGGACGCCCTGTTCGGCGTCGTGGACTGGCTGTCCGCCGAGACCGTCGGAGAGACCATGGTGCGGCATTAG